Sequence from the Burkholderia cepacia genome:
ATGCAAAGCGCCACCCAGACGGTCAGGTAGCGCTCGAAGAAGTTGATGCCAGGCTTGGCGACTGCCCTTTCCGGCGGGGCGACGTTGGACGTGTTCATGGGACGGCTCGATGCTCAGGTATCCGATCAGTTTTGCGAGATGTCGGCCAGGGCCGTCCGGAGTTCCGCATCGCCCATGCGATCGAGCGGCAGCATCAGCATCTGCAGCATGCGATAGCCGATCGCCTGGCGGGTGAGCTCGAACGCGAGCCGCTTGCCGTCGTCGCCGCCCGGCGCGTTCGACGGATCGGCGTAGCCCCAATGCACGTTGACGGGACTGCCGGGCCAGTACGGGCAGGTCTCCGCCGCCGCGCTGTCGCACACCGTGATGACGATGCGCATTTCAGGCGCGCCGTCGCCGACGAATTCGTCCCAGCTCTTGCTGCGGCAGCCGCCGACGTCGACGCCCGCGCGCGTCAGCGCGTCGAGCGCGAACGGATTGAGCCGCCCGCTCGGCGCACTGCCGGCGCTGTACGCGCGCACGTCCTTGCCGAGCTTCGCGGCCCAGTGATTGAGCATCCCTTCCGCGAGCACGCTGCGCGCGGAGTTGTGGGTGCAGAGGATCAGTACGTTGGTGGTCATGGGCGACGCTCGCCGGTCGTGGAACACGCGGCCGCCGGCGAGCAGGGATTGCCGCCGCAGCAGTTTTCCGTGAGGTACGCCAGCAGCCCGTTCATCGTCGCGAAGTTCGCGCAATAGATCACGAAGCGGCCCTCCTGGCGGCTGGTGACGAGCTGCGCATGCGCCAGCTCCTTCAAGTGGAACGACAGCGACGACGGGGGCGCGTCCAGCAGCGTGGCAATCTGGCCGGCCGGCAGCCCTTGCGGCCCCGCCTGCACCAGTGCGCGGAAGATGGCGAGCCGGGATTCGTGCGCGAGCGCCGCGAGCGCGGCAATGGTCTGGTTCGTTTCCATTATTCGATAATAGTCGAAATATCGAATCGTGAGAAGCCGTACTGCGCGCTGCCCGAGCCGCTAAACGCGCTGAACCGGCTCCCGCGTCCCCGCTTCGAGCACGTCGCGCAGCCGCTCGCGATCGCAGCCCCGCTGCCAGATCGACACGACGACGACCGCGCAGGCATTGCTGATCACGCTGGTCAGCGCGCGGGCCTCGGACATGAAGCGGTCGATGCCGACCAGCAGTGCGACGCCGGCGACGGGCAGGTCGGGCACCACCGTCAGCGTCGCGATCAGCGCGACGAGCCCGCTGCCCGACACGCCCGCCGCGCCCTTCGACGTGATCAGCATCACCGCGAGCAGCGTCGCGACCTGCGCGGCGGAGAGCGGCACGTCGCACGCCTGGGCGATGAACAATGCCGCGAGCGTCAGATAGATCGCGGTCCCGTCCAGATTGAACGAATAGCCCGCCGGCAGCACGAGCCCCACGATGCCCTTGTCGCAGCCGAGTGCCTCCAGCTTGACGATCAGGCGCGGCAGGACGGGTTCCGTGGACGACGTCGCGAGCACGATGAG
This genomic interval carries:
- a CDS encoding arsenate reductase ArsC → MTTNVLILCTHNSARSVLAEGMLNHWAAKLGKDVRAYSAGSAPSGRLNPFALDALTRAGVDVGGCRSKSWDEFVGDGAPEMRIVITVCDSAAAETCPYWPGSPVNVHWGYADPSNAPGGDDGKRLAFELTRQAIGYRMLQMLMLPLDRMGDAELRTALADISQN
- a CDS encoding ArsR/SmtB family transcription factor, yielding METNQTIAALAALAHESRLAIFRALVQAGPQGLPAGQIATLLDAPPSSLSFHLKELAHAQLVTSRQEGRFVIYCANFATMNGLLAYLTENCCGGNPCSPAAACSTTGERRP